ATGCGGATGAGCGAAGTCTTACCGGCGCCGTTTGGCCCGAGCAGGCCGAAGATGCTGCGTTCCGGAATTTCGAGGCTGACGCCACTAAGAGCAACGTGCGCAGAATAGGCCTTGCGCACGTCGATAGCTTGTAAGATTGCGGTCACGGGGAGAGATAAAATGATGAAGCTAAAGGTAGAGAGTTCGGCCGCACGAAGCTGAAGAATTCAACTGAAAGGTAGAACGGCAGGGATAAACGGGCGAAAAGCTGGTCTGAACAGATGAAAAAGGCTAATGCTTCTCATCGGCCAGCTCACGCAGAGCGGCATCCATTTGGTCAAGGTACTGGCCATACTGACGCTGCTGCTTTATCTTCCCAACCCGCAGTAAGCCGATAATCAGTCCTACGCACACGACAGTGCCCACTATCCATGCTAGTACATGCTGTCTCCAGTGCGGGGTAGTAGGATCAAGCAACTCTTGCACTGACCCACGATTTGCGTATAGGAAGGATCCGATAACGGCGGTTAACAATCCTACGGCCATTAGGCGAGCGGTGAGTAGCAGCTGGCGCAGCTTAGCTGAAGTAGTTTTCAGTTGCTGATAGAGGTTGGCACTGTTTACCTCCATTGCTCGCATCAACTGCCAACGCTGCAGCAGCACGAACAGTAGAAATGCCACTACTCCTCCCATCAAAATTAATAGTGGATAGCGCGATTCACTTTTAGAGCCGAACGGCTCAACAGTCCGGAGGAAGTTAAACACGTTCAGCAGTAATATTGAGATAATAAGGAGATTGCCACGACGAATGTTGGCTTTCAGTTGAGCAATAGGCTCTTGGGTACGTTGCTGTAGCATAGTGTGCAAAAGTTGTTCGGTGGATTCAGGGGAAGGCATTGAGCCGGATGGCTGTTGCTGCCAGCGGCGGCGAAGGTCATCGAGTTCCATCAGGCGATTTGGGTAAGTAATTGGCGAAGCTTGTCTTGCACGCGGTGCATTTTCACGCGCACGTTATTTTGGGTGATGCCGAGGATGTCGGCTATTTCCTCATAGCTGCGGTCTTCGAGGTAAAGCAGCACGAAGGCCTTCTCCACATCCGATAGCCGTCCGATAGCTCGGTGAAGTTGCGCTAAGTCGTCGGCGTCGGGCCCAGAATCGAGCGACAAGGCTAGGTCAGGGGTGTCTGTACCCAACCGATTGATAGCAGGTTTGCGGGTGCGCTGCCGCAAATCAGAAATGGCCACGTTCAGCGCCACTCGATAAAGCCACGTACTGATTTTCGCACGCGGTTCGTAGTGCGGATACGCTCGCCAGAGTTGTAATATAATCTCTTGGTACAAGTCCTGCCGATCATCAGTACCTTGACAATACAGCTTGCACACGCGCTGAATCAGCGCGTGATGCGCATTGATTAAGGCAATAAATTCTGCTGATTGAGGCTGCAAGGCGTGGCGTTCAAGATTTACACAGCATGAATCGCTAACCTAGCTTTTGCATTACAGAAATCGATAAAGATTTTTTCGACCAACTTTCTCAATGGCCAATTGAACGTCCTTTCGACCAGCGGGAG
This Hymenobacter sp. GOD-10R DNA region includes the following protein-coding sequences:
- a CDS encoding RNA polymerase sigma factor; translation: MQPQSAEFIALINAHHALIQRVCKLYCQGTDDRQDLYQEIILQLWRAYPHYEPRAKISTWLYRVALNVAISDLRQRTRKPAINRLGTDTPDLALSLDSGPDADDLAQLHRAIGRLSDVEKAFVLLYLEDRSYEEIADILGITQNNVRVKMHRVQDKLRQLLTQIA